The Desulfovibrio piger DNA segment CAGGGAGTCCGTCTCCACGCCGTCATGCCACAGGGCATTGCTCCTGTCGCGGGAGGTGCCGAAACTCCAGGCCTGCCCGCCCTTGCTGTTGCCCGCAGCGGTCTTGCCCGCCGGGGCCTGCACCGCCTTGCCCTTCTCCACCGCCAACACCGGCAGGGGAGCAAGGGAGACCGTCAGGGCAGACAGGGCCAGACCAGCCAAAAACAAATGTACTCTATGCAGCATGGCCGCAGGATAGCCGTCATCCCGCCGGATTGTAAAGACATCCCCGTCGCAGGACATCCTCTGTGCCCGCATGCTGCCCCGTAATGCGGCCTCTCGACCTTTTTGGGGATGGCCTGCATACATGGGACACAATCAGAACCACCCGCAAAGCGGGTGGTTTGCTCTGGCCCTGTAAGGGCCTGTTACCGGCTGCGCCTAAAGACGCTGGCTTTCACGCTGTTCAAGCCCAGTGCCTTTGCCGCCTTGGCTACCCCTTAAAGGGGTCTTGATATTCGCGTGATGTCAGCTTGTCTCTCATAATGTCGTGACGTTCCTGATCCTGGATATATTTTTTGATCGTTGCCTCATTAAGCCCCACCGTACTGACATAATATCCTTCGGCCCAAAATTTTCTGTTGCCAAACTTATATTTAAGGTTTGCGTGCTTATCGAATATCATCAACGAACTTTTCCCTTTCAGGTAGCCCATGAAATTTGCCACACTGATTTTAGGAGGAATGGACACCAGCATGTGGACATGA contains these protein-coding regions:
- the tnpA gene encoding IS200/IS605 family transposase: MGTKAHSLAHTKWLCKYHIVFTPKYRRKIIFAQLRESIKEILQCLCKYKGVEILEGHLMPDHVHMLVSIPPKISVANFMGYLKGKSSLMIFDKHANLKYKFGNRKFWAEGYYVSTVGLNEATIKKYIQDQERHDIMRDKLTSREYQDPFKG